Proteins encoded together in one Mycobacterium noviomagense window:
- a CDS encoding cysteine desulfurase — METSVTPLDLTAIRADFPILKRVMRGGKQLAYLDSGATSQRPVQVLDAEREFLITSNGAVHRGAHQLMEEATDAYEQGRADVAAFVGADADELVFTKNATEAINLVSYVLGDARFERAVGPGDVIVTTELEHHANLVPWQELSRRTGATLRWYGVTDDGRIDLDSLQLDERVKVVAVTHHSNVTGAHAPVAELVARAKAVGALTVLDACQSVPHRAVDFHGLDVDFAAFSGHKMLGPNGIGVLYGRRDLLAEMPPFLTGGSMIETVTMEATNYAPPPQRFEAGTPMTSQVVGLAAAARYLQAIRMDAVEAHERQLVSATIEGLSGIDGVRIIGPTSMHDRGSPVSFVVDGVHAHDVGQVLDDEGVAVRVGHHCALPLHRRFGLAATARASFAVYSTVDEVDRLVAGVRRAVEFFGGA; from the coding sequence ATGGAGACGTCGGTGACTCCGCTCGATCTGACCGCGATCCGCGCCGATTTCCCCATCCTCAAGCGCGTGATGCGCGGCGGAAAACAGTTGGCCTACTTGGATTCCGGTGCGACGTCGCAGCGTCCGGTCCAGGTGCTCGACGCCGAGCGTGAGTTTTTGATCACATCCAACGGCGCGGTCCATCGCGGCGCGCACCAGCTGATGGAGGAGGCCACCGACGCCTACGAGCAGGGCCGCGCCGATGTCGCCGCGTTCGTGGGCGCCGACGCCGACGAGCTGGTGTTCACCAAGAACGCCACCGAAGCCATCAACCTGGTGTCCTACGTATTGGGCGACGCGCGCTTCGAGCGCGCGGTCGGACCCGGTGATGTCATCGTCACCACCGAGCTGGAGCATCACGCGAACCTGGTTCCGTGGCAGGAGCTGTCCCGCCGGACCGGCGCTACGCTGCGCTGGTACGGCGTCACCGACGATGGCCGCATCGACCTGGATTCGTTGCAGCTCGATGAACGGGTCAAAGTCGTTGCGGTAACGCATCACTCGAATGTGACCGGTGCACACGCCCCGGTAGCGGAGCTGGTGGCCCGGGCCAAGGCGGTTGGCGCGTTGACCGTGCTCGATGCTTGCCAGTCGGTGCCGCACCGAGCGGTTGACTTCCATGGACTCGATGTCGACTTCGCCGCCTTTTCCGGCCATAAAATGCTGGGCCCCAACGGGATCGGCGTGCTGTACGGCCGTCGCGACCTCCTCGCCGAGATGCCGCCGTTCCTCACCGGCGGCTCGATGATCGAAACCGTCACTATGGAGGCCACCAACTACGCGCCGCCCCCGCAGCGGTTCGAGGCCGGCACCCCGATGACTTCCCAAGTGGTCGGACTTGCGGCGGCGGCACGCTATCTGCAAGCGATCAGGATGGATGCCGTCGAGGCGCACGAGCGCCAGCTGGTTTCGGCCACGATCGAGGGCCTGTCGGGCATCGACGGCGTGCGTATCATCGGGCCGACATCGATGCACGACCGCGGATCGCCGGTGTCTTTCGTGGTCGACGGTGTCCACGCCCATGACGTCGGACAAGTGCTCGACGACGAGGGCGTCGCCGTTCGGGTCGGGCACCACTGTGCGCTGCCGTTGCACCGCCGCTTCGGCTTGGCGGCCACCGCGCGGGCGTCGTTCGCGGTCTACAGCACCGTCGACGAGGTCGACCGACTGGTCGCCGGGGTGCGCCGCGCCGTGGAGTTCTTCGGGGGAGCGTGA
- the sufU gene encoding Fe-S cluster assembly sulfur transfer protein SufU gives MTVRLEQIYQDVILDHYKHPQHRGLREPFAAEVHHVNPICGDEVTLRIALSDDGERIADVSYDGQGCSISQAATSVLTEQVIGQDVGQALKTVTAFTEMVSSRGTIDPDPDVLGDGVAFAGVAKYPARVKCALLGWMAFKDALAQAISGFEEVNDERNRSTG, from the coding sequence GTGACCGTGCGCCTGGAGCAGATCTATCAGGACGTGATCCTCGATCACTACAAACATCCGCAACACCGCGGACTGCGTGAGCCGTTCGCCGCGGAAGTGCACCACGTCAACCCTATCTGCGGCGACGAAGTCACCTTGCGCATCGCGTTGTCCGACGACGGCGAGCGGATTGCCGACGTCTCCTACGACGGACAAGGTTGTTCGATCAGCCAGGCGGCTACCTCGGTGCTCACCGAGCAGGTGATCGGTCAAGACGTGGGACAGGCGCTGAAGACCGTCACCGCGTTCACCGAAATGGTGTCTTCGCGCGGAACCATCGATCCAGACCCGGATGTTCTCGGCGACGGTGTCGCGTTCGCCGGGGTCGCGAAATACCCGGCGCGGGTCAAATGTGCACTGCTGGGCTGGATGGCATTCAAAGACGCGCTGGCACAGGCGATATCAGGCTTCGAGGAGGTTAACGATGAGCGAAACCGCAGCACCGGATAA
- a CDS encoding metal-sulfur cluster assembly factor encodes MSETAAPDNELLADVEEAMRDVVDPELGINVVDLGLVYGLNVEHSDEGTVALIDMTLTSPACPLTDVIEDQSRTALIGAGLVDELRINWVWNPPWGPDKITDDGREQLRALGFTV; translated from the coding sequence ATGAGCGAAACCGCAGCACCGGATAACGAATTGCTCGCCGACGTCGAGGAGGCGATGCGAGACGTCGTCGACCCCGAGTTGGGTATCAACGTCGTCGACTTGGGGTTGGTGTACGGCCTGAACGTCGAACACAGCGACGAGGGCACGGTGGCGCTGATCGACATGACGCTGACCTCGCCGGCCTGCCCGCTGACCGACGTCATCGAAGACCAGTCGCGCACCGCGCTGATCGGCGCCGGACTGGTCGACGAGCTGCGCATCAACTGGGTGTGGAACCCCCCTTGGGGCCCAGACAAGATCACCGACGATGGCCGCGAACAGCTGCGGGCGCTCGGCTTTACTGTGTAA
- a CDS encoding amidohydrolase family protein has product MKVIAFEEHYKLPAISDEHEKDPITSGTALLKQAGYGGTGSQGEWPPGINDLGGGRIAAMDAAGVDVQILSHSVPGPETLEPSVAVQLSAQANDAVAAAVTEHPDRFRGFATLPMRDPTAAARELERVVREHGFVGALINGHVKGRYLDDAFFWPVFECAERLGVPVYLHPTVPPQSVIDAYYRGFEPKISARLSAAGVGWHIDTGIHCLRLILGGVFDRFPRLQIIVGHHFEALSWMGWRADYSFPVDESGLRRTVKEYLRENFYGGILAGDFFTQDPGAMDPSWSLSFNAFLAMTNVIGIDRIVFTADYPYAGMKAARQFLDQMPINHADKEKIAHLNAERLLRL; this is encoded by the coding sequence ATGAAGGTCATCGCTTTTGAAGAGCATTACAAACTGCCAGCGATATCCGACGAGCACGAGAAGGACCCGATCACGTCGGGAACCGCGCTACTGAAGCAGGCCGGTTACGGCGGCACCGGCTCGCAAGGCGAATGGCCTCCGGGCATCAACGATCTGGGTGGGGGGCGAATCGCCGCAATGGACGCCGCAGGCGTCGATGTGCAAATCCTCTCGCACAGTGTCCCGGGCCCCGAGACCCTAGAGCCGTCGGTAGCAGTGCAGCTTTCGGCGCAGGCCAATGATGCTGTTGCAGCTGCGGTCACCGAACACCCCGACCGATTCCGCGGCTTCGCCACCCTGCCAATGCGTGACCCGACGGCAGCCGCCAGAGAACTCGAGCGTGTCGTCCGTGAGCACGGCTTCGTGGGCGCCCTGATCAACGGCCACGTCAAAGGGCGCTATCTTGATGACGCATTTTTTTGGCCGGTGTTCGAGTGCGCCGAAAGGCTGGGCGTGCCAGTATATTTGCATCCCACCGTTCCGCCGCAATCGGTAATCGACGCTTATTACCGTGGCTTCGAACCGAAGATCTCGGCGAGGTTGTCGGCCGCCGGAGTCGGCTGGCACATCGACACCGGTATTCACTGCCTTCGCCTGATCCTGGGCGGCGTGTTCGACCGGTTTCCCCGGCTGCAGATCATCGTTGGTCACCACTTCGAAGCATTGAGCTGGATGGGATGGCGCGCGGACTACTCGTTTCCCGTGGATGAGAGCGGACTGAGGCGCACCGTCAAGGAATACCTGCGGGAAAACTTCTACGGCGGCATCCTCGCCGGCGATTTCTTCACTCAAGACCCCGGCGCGATGGACCCAAGTTGGAGTTTGTCCTTCAATGCCTTTCTGGCCATGACCAACGTGATAGGGATTGACCGGATCGTCTTCACCGCCGACTATCCCTACGCCGGCATGAAAGCCGCGCGGCAATTTCTCGATCAGATGCCGATCAACCACGCGGACAAGGAAAAGATCGCGCACCTCAACGCCGAGCGCCTGCTGAGACTATGA
- a CDS encoding glutamate--cysteine ligase — translation MPEHPTVGVEEEFLLIGADNEPAPANRSVADKARARGVELQLELTTCQVETTTGVFATSGELRDELLRLRRIAADAAGACDVRLLAIGLPPYLSQEFPVTDTPRYRQIGDRYGMLAREQGVCGCHVHVEVPDRQSAVEVSNRLLPWLPLLLALTANSAVYRNAETGYASWRSILWGRWPAAGPPPFFDSVDHYDDTVRMLIDTDTVLDDGMIYWDVRPSARYPTIEVRVADVPSTVAETVLLATLVRAAVMTALDEMRCGEPALRVPADVLRAAYWKAAHDGLDGQAMDLAGDRRLVPTRRLLIDFVDRIAPALHSLGEHKRVISELARLSEEGNGAMRQLRAWRMRGDPADVVAAAEQATLA, via the coding sequence GTGCCCGAGCACCCCACCGTCGGCGTCGAGGAAGAGTTCCTCTTGATTGGCGCCGACAACGAACCAGCGCCGGCCAATCGGTCGGTCGCTGATAAGGCGCGTGCGCGTGGCGTCGAGCTGCAGCTCGAATTGACCACGTGCCAGGTCGAAACGACGACCGGTGTCTTCGCCACCAGCGGTGAGCTTCGCGACGAACTGCTGCGGTTACGTCGGATTGCCGCCGACGCCGCCGGGGCGTGCGATGTGCGGCTGTTGGCGATCGGGTTGCCGCCCTACCTGTCGCAGGAGTTCCCGGTGACCGACACGCCGCGTTACCGCCAGATCGGCGATAGGTACGGCATGCTGGCCCGAGAACAGGGCGTGTGCGGATGTCACGTTCATGTCGAGGTGCCCGACCGGCAATCGGCCGTCGAAGTGAGTAACCGGCTGTTGCCCTGGTTGCCGCTACTGCTCGCGTTGACCGCGAACTCGGCGGTGTACCGCAACGCCGAGACCGGCTATGCCAGCTGGCGCAGCATCTTATGGGGCCGTTGGCCCGCCGCGGGACCGCCGCCGTTTTTCGACTCGGTTGACCACTACGACGACACGGTCCGCATGCTGATCGATACCGACACCGTGCTCGACGACGGAATGATCTATTGGGACGTTCGTCCATCGGCGAGATATCCGACGATCGAGGTACGGGTAGCCGACGTGCCGTCGACGGTGGCCGAGACGGTGCTGCTGGCCACCCTGGTTCGCGCCGCTGTCATGACCGCATTGGACGAGATGCGGTGCGGGGAACCCGCTTTGCGCGTTCCCGCAGACGTATTGCGTGCGGCTTACTGGAAAGCCGCGCACGACGGGCTCGACGGTCAGGCGATGGACCTTGCCGGCGACCGCAGATTGGTGCCGACCCGGCGGCTATTGATCGATTTCGTCGACCGCATCGCACCGGCCTTGCACTCACTCGGCGAACACAAGCGGGTGATCTCGGAGCTAGCTCGCCTGAGCGAAGAAGGCAACGGCGCCATGCGGCAACTCCGGGCTTGGCGCATGCGCGGCGACCCCGCCGACGTCGTCGCCGCCGCCGAGCAGGCGACGCTTGCCTGA